CTCAAACTGTGGGACGGCGGCACCCTCCTGGCCATGCTCCGCCGGCCCCACCTCCGTCGGCGGTTCATCCTCCACGCCCACAAGCGGGAAGCGGCCGACTAATGGCAACCGGAGATGGCCGGCCGGTCCCACGGCGTCGGCCTCCGGGACTACGTCTATTGGGCCTGGTGGCTCCGCGACGAGATGTTGTCGTGGCTGACCGACTACATGGAAAAAGTCGGCAGCATGGGTTTGCTGCTTTTTTACTACGAGGACGGCAACCCGGCCGCCGAGGCCGCCGCCAAGCAAGCGGCCGCCGAGGCCCGGGGCAAGAGCGCCCTGGCCGTCCCCGTCCCCCGCGGGCGGGACAAGGACGCGGCCAAGGTCGAGGTGATCGCGGCCCAGACGGCCGGCGCCCAGTTCCTGGTCGACATGGTCGACCGGTATTTCGAGCGGCACATCGAGCGGTTGTACGTCGGTCAGTCCCTGTCCGCTGGGACCGAGGGGAGCGGGCTCGGCGGATCGGGCGTAGCCGTCCTCCACGCGGACACCAAGTTCAACCTCCTCGCGTGGGACGCCGACAACCTGGCCGACACCCTCACACGCGACCTCGTCGGCGTCTTTCAGCACCTCAACTTCCGGGGCGTGAACTGGCGGTATCGGTGGGCGTTTCGGCTGCCCGACCCGGACGCCAAGGCCAAACTCGACGCCCTCGTCCAGGTGGCCAACCTTCCTGGGGCCAAGCTGGCGTTCAAGGCCGACGAGGTGCGGGCGTTAGTCGGGCTGACCAAGCCCGGCCCGGGCGACGAGATCGTCGGCGGCGACGACGCGCCCGACCAGGGTGGCCCCGCGGGGCCGGCCGACGGAGCAGGCGGCGAACCCGACGGCGGCGACCCGGGGGACCCTTGGACGGCGGCCCTGGTGGCCGCCATGATGGCCGCCCGGGCCCGGGGCGACGACGCGGCGGTCGACCGACTCGCCGCCTTGGTTCAACCCGACGACCCGCCCGCCGATCCGAATGACGAACGCGACCGCTCACCGGACCACACCCCGGAACAGTACGAGTGGCTTGACGAGAGCCCATCGAGCGGGGGGAAAACCAAGGCCGTCGGTTACGGCGAACACGCCGATCAAGTGCTGTACGGGGAGCGGGCCAAGCAGGCACTGAGGGCACAGGAGAAGGCCAAAGGGGCCGCGCCGGGGAGCACGCAGAAGAAGGGTTCGGCCGACCATTCGCCCGCGGCGAACTCGGCCACGGTCGCGACGGCCGCCGCCAAACCCGGGGCCGTGCCGACAGGCCAGATCGAGAGCCTCGCCGATCAGTTGAAGGCGAAGCCCGCGGCCGAGGCCGCGAAGGCCCAAAAGGCCGCCTGTCAGGTTATCAGGGCGTCAACGTTCGATGTCCGCAGCGCGGCCCGGAGAGCAGGGCTGGCCCCGATCGTCGCGGGCGGACGAGTCGAGCAACTCAAGCGAGCCGTCGACGCGGCGAACACAAGTAACGACTGGGACGAGGTCGAACGGATCTTGACGCGACATTACAAAGGTAAATCGCTGGCCATGCAGGCGGAAATGCGTCAGAATCTTAAAGACAACACCGACCCGGCGGTCATCGCCGCTCGTCGGGCGGCCGAGGTGGCCGCCGTTCCAAAGGTAGACCACCTCAAGAAGTACGGGACACTTACCCCGTACCATCCGAACACCCATGGCACGAAAGACAAGCCACCGCACTCGCCCTCCTATGAAAAATGGACCAAGAAGAAGGGGAAAATCTTCGTCGGGGAGGACGACACCTGGATTTATCAGCACCGTGATGGGACGGCCGTGGCTTATCCCGGCGGGCATCCCGACTTCCGATCGGCCGGGCTAGTCAAGGCGCATGCGACGATCAAGGGAGGATACGCCGGTAACCGGTCCGAAAGTGGTGATTTCGGGAAGTTTGAAGCGGAATCGGGTCGGCAACGAATCGACGGCAAAGAAACTTGGCATCACCACGAAGATTGTAAAACGGGCGAGTTGATTGATGAAAAATATCACCGCGCATTCACCCATGAAGGCGGGGTAAGTATCTTAAAAAGATAAAAGGATAAGAAAAAGGTATGATCAATTACAACAACTTGTCTTTTAGTAATTCGGAGCCGCCGGTCGATGAGAAAATCGTCAGTCGGACCGAGAAGAAGCTGAAGTGCCAATTCCCGCCGGATTACAGAGATTTTCTCTTGAAGGTAAACGGAGGCGTGCCGTCGACTTGCGAATATCACACAGAACAATGGGGGCCTCTTTGTATCGACTGCTTCTATGGTATCACTCGGACCCGCGATTCTTCTGACCTCATTTACGAGCAGGATGATGACGACTTGGCGACTGGGTTCTTGAATATCGGCTTCGACCCGGGCTCCGCGCCCTACTACCTGGTGATCTCGGGCGAGGAAACCGGCAACGTCTACTTGCGCGATACCGGGTTAATGGATGAGGACGGGGAGCCGGCGTTGTATCTAATAACGACCAGCTTCCGCGAATTTCTCCAGATATTATCGCGGGCCACTCCTCGGCGCCCCCGAACCGCGGCCAACGCACCTCCCCCTGATAACACCCCATCCGAATCCGCGGCCCCCGAGAAGCCCGCGCCCAAAGCCTCCAAAAAACGCCGCAAATAGGCAGTCACACCGCGCCGGCCGCCGTGCCAATACAGCCGGCGTCAGACTTACCGCATTCGCCCACCGCAGCCATTTAATCGTGTCGATGGGCGAACAGGCCCATCTCCGCACCAAAGATGTCGGCGAGCGTGTGCGGGTTGAGGATTTGCTGGGGGTGGCCCTGGCAATGGATCACGCCGTCGCGCAGGCAGAGGACGTGGTCTGCGAATCGGCTCACCACGGTCAGGTCGTGCGACACGAGCAGAATCGTCACACCGGTGCGGCGGTTGATGTCGGAGATGAGGTCGTAAAAGGATTGCTGCGATTTGAAGTCGATGCCGGAAGCCGGCTCGTCGAGGAGGAGGAGTTCGGGCTGCGGTTCCAGCGCGAGCGACAACAACACCCGCTGCAACTGGCCGCCGGACAACCCGTCGACGGGAACGTCGATCAGATCGCCGACACCAACCTGATCGAGTAAGACGGCGATTTTCTGGTTCAGGGCGCGGCCGAGGCCAAAGAAGAGCGGCAGCCGCTTGAGGGCGAGCCCCATTAGATCGCGGACTGTGAGCGGGAGCCGCGGGTCGATGGTCAACCGCTGGGGCACGTAGCCGACGTGGTCCGGCCGCGGGTGCGTGTGGTCGTGGCCGCAGCGGAACAGGATTTCCCCGCGGTATGGGAACTCGCCCACGACCGCCCGGAGGAGAGTCGACTTGCCCGAGCCGTTCAGCCCGATCAACGCGGTGATCCGGCCCCTTGCGAGGTCGGCCGTCACCTTGTTGATGATCGGGCGGCCGCCGCGGTCGACGCACACGTCGCGCAGGCTGACGAGCGGCGTGGTCGGCGGGCGGCCCTGGTCGGGCGGGACGACTTGGGTCAGCGGAATGCTCGCGGTCATTTCAGTGCCTTCGCCAGGGCGTCCAGGTTGGCCCGCATTTTGGTCTCGTACCAGTCCGCGTTCAAGTCGGCTTCTTGGGCCGTTTCGAGCGGGTCGATCTCGACCAGGACCGCGTCCGTGATTCCTTTCCGCTTCAGTTCGTCCAGTACCCGGGCGGCGGCCCCTTGTCCCGAAAATTGCGGCTCGACCGCGATCACGCGTGTCTTGTTTTCGACGCAGGTTTTGACCAGTTTCTCCAGCGCCTTGCCGCTCGGCTCCTTACCCGGCACCTTCTGGATCACGTCCGCAATTTCGAGATTAAAGGTCTTGGCGAAGTAGGCCAGGGATTCGTGGAAGGTGACGAACTTCCGCTCCTTCTTGTCCTTCAAGAGCGCTACGCCATCGGCCCGCAGCTTGTTCAGTTTGGCAGTGTATTCGGCCGCCCGGCGATCGTAGTCGGCGGCATGGGCCGGGTCGATTTGTTTGAACTCGTCCCGGATCTCGCCCACGAAGGTAATCGCGTGGTCGAGCCCGAGCCAAACGTGCGGGTCGGTGGTGCCGTGGTCGTGATGGTGGCCATGCCCTTCCTCGTCGTCTTCGTGGGCGTGTTCGTTCGGCGCTTCGAGACGTTTCTTGTCGAGCCCCGCCCCGAGGTCGACGAGCTTGAGTCGCGTGTTGCCGGACCCGCCTTTAAGCCGGGCCGCGATCTTCTCGTCGAGCCCCAGGCCGTTCATGAAGAACAGGTCAGCTCGGTTAAGTGTCCGGAGTTCGGCGGTTTTAGTGTCCGGGTTGTGGACGCCCTGGTTGGTCAGCACGCTGCGGACGCTGGCGTCGTCGCCGGCCACGTTCACCGCGAAGCAATAGAGCGGCGGGAACGACGCGACCACCTTCGGCCCCGGCTTGTCCGGCCAAACGCTCGGATCGTTCCCACATCCCGTAAAAGGGATCAACGCCAGCAAGCCGAGGAACACCGGCAAGAGGGCGTACGCGCCGCGTGGGAGGTCGAGTCGCGTGAACATGGCCATACCCAACCGAAGACATACGAAGTAAAACCACGCACAGTCATGTTACGCCACGACCTGACGGCAAACAAGAACAACGACGGCTTCTTTTTGCGTCCGCAGCGGCGGCCGGATAGATTCTCGCTCATGCTGGTTCCGCGGGCGGCGACCCGCTACTCTCTCCTGACCAGCCTGTGGAGAACTCATCATGCTAAGCCGTTTGCTTCTGTTCGCGCTCGCCACGACCTTCGCGATCACCGCGCCAGCCCGGGCGGCCGACGAACCGGCCGCGAAGCCGAAGCCGCCGAACATCGTGTTCATCTTCTCGGACGACCACGCCTATCAGGCGGTCAGTGCGTACGGGCACCCGTTCAAGCTGTTGGACACGCCGAACATC
This portion of the Fimbriiglobus ruber genome encodes:
- a CDS encoding HNH endonuclease, with the translated sequence MRQNLKDNTDPAVIAARRAAEVAAVPKVDHLKKYGTLTPYHPNTHGTKDKPPHSPSYEKWTKKKGKIFVGEDDTWIYQHRDGTAVAYPGGHPDFRSAGLVKAHATIKGGYAGNRSESGDFGKFEAESGRQRIDGKETWHHHEDCKTGELIDEKYHRAFTHEGGVSILKR
- a CDS encoding SMI1/KNR4 family protein, which produces MINYNNLSFSNSEPPVDEKIVSRTEKKLKCQFPPDYRDFLLKVNGGVPSTCEYHTEQWGPLCIDCFYGITRTRDSSDLIYEQDDDDLATGFLNIGFDPGSAPYYLVISGEETGNVYLRDTGLMDEDGEPALYLITTSFREFLQILSRATPRRPRTAANAPPPDNTPSESAAPEKPAPKASKKRRK
- a CDS encoding metal ABC transporter ATP-binding protein, whose product is MTASIPLTQVVPPDQGRPPTTPLVSLRDVCVDRGGRPIINKVTADLARGRITALIGLNGSGKSTLLRAVVGEFPYRGEILFRCGHDHTHPRPDHVGYVPQRLTIDPRLPLTVRDLMGLALKRLPLFFGLGRALNQKIAVLLDQVGVGDLIDVPVDGLSGGQLQRVLLSLALEPQPELLLLDEPASGIDFKSQQSFYDLISDINRRTGVTILLVSHDLTVVSRFADHVLCLRDGVIHCQGHPQQILNPHTLADIFGAEMGLFAHRHD
- a CDS encoding metal ABC transporter substrate-binding protein codes for the protein MFTRLDLPRGAYALLPVFLGLLALIPFTGCGNDPSVWPDKPGPKVVASFPPLYCFAVNVAGDDASVRSVLTNQGVHNPDTKTAELRTLNRADLFFMNGLGLDEKIAARLKGGSGNTRLKLVDLGAGLDKKRLEAPNEHAHEDDEEGHGHHHDHGTTDPHVWLGLDHAITFVGEIRDEFKQIDPAHAADYDRRAAEYTAKLNKLRADGVALLKDKKERKFVTFHESLAYFAKTFNLEIADVIQKVPGKEPSGKALEKLVKTCVENKTRVIAVEPQFSGQGAAARVLDELKRKGITDAVLVEIDPLETAQEADLNADWYETKMRANLDALAKALK